In Rhizobium sp. N324, a single genomic region encodes these proteins:
- the pyk gene encoding pyruvate kinase has product MKRNRKIKILATLGPASAEESMIEKLHQAGADVFRINMSHANHDMMRTLIQRIRSVEARSGRPIGILADLQGPKLRVGKFVDSKVDLKPGQTFTLDNNEALGDQNRVYLPHPEILESVQPGHRLLIDDGKLALRAEKCDGKSIVTTVISGTRISDRKGVSLPDTLLGVGALTDKDRADLDAVLATDDVDWVALSFVQRPDDLAEVRKIARGRVGLMSKIEKPQALERIEEIIELSDALMVARGDLGVEMPLESVPGIQKQLIRACRRSGKPVVVATQMLESMISAPVPTRAEVSDVATAVFEGADAVMLSAESASGDYPVEAVSTMASIATAIEREPHYPGIIYAQRAQPEATGADAISLAARQIAETLKLSAIVCYTSSGTTGLRASRERPQVPILALSPIIKTARRLAVVWGLHCVVTHDATDLDDMVNRACRIVADEGFGKPGDRIIISAGVPLGTPGATNMIRIAYIGSDGQSGI; this is encoded by the coding sequence ATGAAGCGTAATCGCAAAATTAAAATCCTCGCCACCCTCGGGCCCGCCTCCGCTGAGGAATCGATGATCGAGAAGCTGCACCAGGCCGGTGCCGATGTCTTCCGCATCAATATGAGCCATGCAAACCATGACATGATGCGTACGCTGATCCAGCGCATTCGCTCGGTCGAAGCCCGCTCCGGCCGGCCGATCGGCATTCTCGCCGATCTGCAGGGACCGAAACTGCGTGTCGGCAAATTCGTCGACAGCAAGGTCGACCTGAAGCCCGGCCAGACCTTCACGCTCGACAACAACGAAGCGCTCGGCGATCAGAACCGCGTCTATCTGCCGCATCCCGAAATTCTGGAATCGGTGCAGCCTGGCCACCGCCTGCTGATCGACGACGGCAAGCTGGCGCTGCGCGCCGAAAAATGCGACGGCAAGAGCATCGTCACCACCGTTATTTCGGGCACGCGCATCTCCGACCGCAAGGGCGTCAGCCTTCCCGACACGCTGCTCGGCGTCGGCGCTCTGACGGATAAGGACCGCGCCGATCTCGACGCCGTGCTTGCCACCGACGATGTCGACTGGGTGGCGCTGTCCTTCGTCCAGCGTCCCGACGACCTTGCAGAAGTGCGCAAGATCGCCCGTGGCCGCGTCGGCCTGATGTCGAAGATCGAAAAGCCGCAGGCCCTTGAACGTATCGAGGAAATCATCGAGCTTTCCGACGCATTGATGGTCGCCCGCGGCGATCTCGGCGTCGAAATGCCGCTTGAATCCGTTCCCGGCATCCAGAAGCAGCTGATCCGCGCCTGCCGCCGTTCGGGCAAGCCGGTGGTCGTCGCCACGCAGATGCTGGAATCGATGATCTCCGCCCCGGTGCCGACGCGCGCCGAAGTGTCCGACGTCGCGACCGCCGTCTTCGAAGGCGCCGATGCCGTCATGCTCTCGGCCGAATCGGCCTCGGGCGACTATCCGGTCGAAGCCGTCTCGACCATGGCGTCGATTGCCACCGCCATCGAGCGCGAGCCGCATTATCCCGGCATCATCTATGCCCAGCGGGCCCAGCCGGAAGCGACCGGCGCCGATGCGATCTCGCTCGCCGCGCGCCAGATCGCCGAAACGCTGAAGCTGTCGGCGATCGTCTGTTACACCTCGTCGGGCACGACAGGCCTTCGCGCCTCGCGTGAGCGTCCGCAGGTGCCGATCCTGGCGCTGTCGCCGATCATCAAGACGGCACGCCGCCTTGCCGTCGTCTGGGGCCTGCATTGCGTCGTCACCCATGACGCGACCGATCTCGACGACATGGTCAACCGCGCCTGCCGCATCGTCGCGGACGAGGGCTTCGGCAAACCGGGCGATCGCATCATCATCTCGGCCGGTGTGCCGCTCGGCACGCCCGGCGCCACCAACATGATCCGCATCGCCTATATCGGTTCCGACGGCCAGAGCGGCATCTGA
- a CDS encoding DUF4865 family protein: MIAMQYSFTLPADYDMSIVDRRIRDKGPLLDGFPNLGFKAYLSARKGEFGSRDNLYAPFYLWQRPEGASDFLCGPGFAALTGAFGWPQVKTWIIWQAEISPDIAAARFATREILQIEPYAPLAEIRRAESAETEADVATGGALASICGFEPTTWTRVRFSLWRAIPECGAHMQAYRLGHLSLART; encoded by the coding sequence ATGATCGCCATGCAGTACAGCTTCACCTTGCCCGCCGATTACGACATGTCGATCGTCGACCGGCGCATCCGCGACAAAGGTCCGCTGCTCGACGGCTTTCCCAATCTCGGCTTCAAGGCCTATCTCAGCGCCCGTAAGGGCGAATTCGGCAGCCGGGACAATCTTTATGCGCCCTTCTACCTCTGGCAAAGGCCGGAAGGAGCGAGCGACTTCCTCTGCGGCCCGGGATTTGCGGCGCTCACCGGCGCTTTCGGCTGGCCCCAGGTAAAAACCTGGATCATTTGGCAGGCGGAAATCTCGCCCGATATCGCTGCAGCCAGGTTCGCCACCCGCGAGATCCTGCAAATCGAGCCGTACGCGCCGCTTGCCGAGATCCGCCGCGCCGAAAGCGCTGAGACTGAAGCTGATGTTGCGACAGGCGGCGCCCTTGCCTCCATCTGCGGTTTCGAACCGACGACATGGACGCGGGTACGCTTCAGCCTATGGCGAGCGATCCCCGAGTGCGGCGCGCACATGCAGGCCTATCGCCTCGGTCACCTATCCCTGGCTCGAACCTGA
- a CDS encoding tautomerase family protein: MPFVRISLRKGKSPDYLAALADTIQRALVETFDVPENDRFQAIHQHDENELIFDRGYLAGPRSADFVYISITIGRPRTAEMKAALYRRLADLLSQSPGLRPEDVMIVISTSAPEDWSFGDGIAQMTNADWRSQAAGGQR, encoded by the coding sequence ATGCCCTTCGTTCGCATTTCCCTTCGCAAAGGCAAGTCGCCGGACTATCTCGCCGCACTCGCCGACACCATCCAGCGCGCCCTGGTCGAGACCTTCGACGTGCCGGAAAACGATCGTTTCCAGGCGATTCATCAGCATGACGAGAACGAGCTGATCTTCGACCGCGGCTATCTCGCCGGCCCGCGCTCCGCCGATTTCGTCTATATCTCGATCACCATCGGCAGGCCCCGCACTGCCGAGATGAAGGCGGCCCTCTATCGGCGGCTCGCCGATCTGCTCAGCCAATCGCCGGGCCTGCGGCCCGAGGACGTGATGATCGTCATCAGCACAAGCGCCCCGGAAGACTGGTCCTTCGGCGACGGCATTGCCCAGATGACCAACGCCGATTGGCGGTCGCAGGCGGCCGGAGGCCAAAGATGA
- a CDS encoding threonine ammonia-lyase, whose amino-acid sequence MVSIEMIVAARARLRGHARRTPLLSSPFLNQIAGRRLFVKAECLQHSGSFKFRGGWSAVSGLDPAVRSRGVIAFSSGNHAQGVALAAKLHDVPCVIIMPSDAPKLKIANTRAFGAEVVLYDRVAEDRDAIGAKLSAERSLTLIKPFDEPLVIAGQGTTGLEISEQAEEEGVKSAEVLVPCGGGGLTSGIALALEASAPGFRVRPCEPKDFDDTARSLASGRIERNASISGSLCDAILTPQPGNITFPILKRLAGAGIVVTDEEALRAMALAFVRLKIVVEPGGAVALAAALFHGEALESDTIVAVTSGGNVDSDIFAMALERFG is encoded by the coding sequence ATGGTCAGCATTGAAATGATTGTCGCCGCCCGCGCCCGTCTGCGCGGTCACGCGAGGCGCACGCCGCTTCTCTCCTCTCCCTTCCTGAACCAGATCGCCGGCAGGCGCCTTTTCGTAAAGGCCGAATGCCTGCAGCATTCCGGCTCGTTCAAGTTTCGCGGCGGCTGGTCGGCCGTCTCCGGTCTCGATCCGGCGGTACGCTCGAGGGGTGTCATCGCCTTTTCCTCCGGCAACCATGCCCAGGGCGTCGCGCTTGCCGCCAAGCTGCACGATGTACCCTGCGTCATCATCATGCCCAGCGACGCACCGAAGCTGAAGATCGCCAACACCCGCGCCTTCGGCGCCGAAGTGGTGCTCTACGACCGTGTTGCCGAGGATCGCGACGCGATCGGCGCCAAGCTCTCGGCCGAGCGCAGCCTGACGCTGATCAAGCCTTTCGACGAACCGCTTGTCATCGCCGGCCAGGGCACGACCGGCCTCGAAATTTCCGAGCAGGCGGAAGAGGAAGGCGTGAAATCAGCCGAAGTCCTCGTGCCCTGCGGCGGCGGCGGATTGACCTCCGGCATCGCGCTCGCGCTCGAAGCCAGCGCTCCCGGCTTTCGCGTCCGCCCCTGCGAACCGAAGGATTTCGACGACACCGCCCGCTCGCTCGCCTCCGGCCGGATCGAACGCAATGCGTCGATATCAGGCTCGCTCTGCGATGCGATCCTGACGCCACAGCCCGGCAATATCACCTTCCCGATCCTCAAGCGCCTCGCCGGCGCCGGCATCGTCGTCACCGACGAGGAGGCGCTGCGCGCCATGGCGCTCGCTTTCGTCAGGCTGAAGATCGTCGTCGAGCCCGGCGGCGCCGTAGCACTCGCCGCCGCCCTCTTCCATGGCGAAGCGCTGGAAAGCGACACGATCGTCGCCGTCACATCGGGCGGCAACGTCGATTCCGACATCTTCGCCATGGCACTCGAACGCTTCGGCTGA
- a CDS encoding LysR substrate-binding domain-containing protein gives MRRTIFDLDVLRTFSTGMELGNFAKAAEKLGRSTSAVSAQLKKLEEQAGTPIFRKAGRGLALTDAGETMLGYARRLLELNDEAAAAVHSIELEGWVRLGLQEDFGETLLPEVLGRFARAHPKVRIEARVVRNAELLERVTAGKLDLALAWSDGALTAHCERIGEVPMRWIGPAEGSRGWHVASGEPMPLASLEAPCLMRSAATRALDEAGISWRLAFVSPSLGGLWAAAAAGLGITIRTPIGLPAKVRPLAPETIGLPDLPKLGLVLHRAEPEPQPAAARLAELVLQSVHGALSETA, from the coding sequence ATGCGACGGACGATCTTCGATCTCGATGTGCTGCGCACCTTTTCGACCGGCATGGAGCTCGGCAATTTCGCCAAGGCGGCCGAAAAGCTCGGACGCTCCACCTCGGCGGTCAGCGCGCAGCTGAAGAAGCTGGAGGAGCAGGCGGGCACGCCGATCTTCCGCAAAGCGGGACGCGGGCTGGCGCTCACCGATGCCGGCGAGACGATGCTGGGTTATGCCAGGCGGCTGCTGGAGTTGAACGACGAGGCGGCGGCGGCCGTGCATAGCATCGAGCTGGAAGGCTGGGTGCGGCTCGGCCTGCAGGAGGATTTCGGCGAGACCCTGCTGCCGGAGGTGCTCGGCCGCTTCGCGCGGGCGCATCCAAAAGTGCGGATCGAGGCGCGGGTGGTGCGCAATGCCGAACTGCTCGAGCGCGTCACCGCAGGCAAGCTCGATCTGGCGCTTGCCTGGAGCGACGGCGCGCTGACGGCGCATTGCGAGCGGATCGGCGAGGTGCCGATGCGCTGGATCGGACCTGCCGAGGGATCGCGTGGCTGGCATGTGGCAAGTGGCGAACCGATGCCGCTCGCCTCGCTGGAGGCGCCGTGTCTGATGCGCAGCGCGGCGACCCGGGCACTTGACGAGGCCGGCATTTCCTGGCGACTCGCCTTCGTCAGCCCAAGCCTCGGCGGTCTCTGGGCAGCGGCGGCGGCCGGTCTCGGCATCACCATCCGCACACCGATCGGCCTGCCGGCAAAGGTCCGGCCGCTGGCGCCGGAGACGATCGGCCTGCCTGATTTGCCAAAGCTCGGTCTGGTCCTGCATCGCGCCGAACCCGAACCGCAGCCGGCTGCGGCCCGGCTTGCCGAGCTCGTGCTGCAGTCGGTGCATGGCGCGCTCAGCGAGACGGCCTGA
- the ykgO gene encoding type B 50S ribosomal protein L36, producing MKIKNSLKSLKARHRDNRLVRRKGRIYIINKLNPRYKARQG from the coding sequence ATGAAGATCAAGAATTCGCTCAAGTCGCTCAAGGCTCGCCACCGTGACAACCGTCTGGTTCGCCGCAAGGGCCGCATTTACATCATCAACAAGCTGAACCCGCGCTACAAGGCTCGTCAGGGCTGA
- a CDS encoding cupin domain-containing protein encodes MSASNPKTMAVRRPGKAIHSPDGVATAPFWVEMLLEGSADGENTAMRATLDPGTITRWHTHPRGQLLYVLSGHGLAQCKDGPVEELRAGDAVWFAPGERHWHGAADDSPFSYLSIQATDNGSIVEWLQPVEARS; translated from the coding sequence ATGAGCGCTTCGAACCCGAAGACGATGGCCGTCAGGCGCCCCGGCAAGGCGATCCACTCGCCCGACGGTGTCGCAACCGCGCCTTTCTGGGTCGAGATGCTGCTTGAAGGCAGCGCCGACGGCGAAAACACCGCGATGCGCGCCACACTCGATCCCGGCACCATCACCCGCTGGCATACGCACCCTCGAGGCCAGTTACTCTATGTGCTTTCAGGGCATGGGCTGGCGCAGTGCAAGGATGGTCCGGTCGAGGAACTGCGCGCCGGTGATGCCGTCTGGTTTGCGCCCGGCGAGCGCCATTGGCACGGGGCTGCCGATGACAGCCCCTTCAGCTATCTCAGCATCCAGGCGACGGATAACGGCAGCATCGTCGAATGGCTGCAGCCGGTGGAGGCACGGTCATGA
- the ggt gene encoding gamma-glutamyltransferase, whose product MGRLHIGTISVIATLSLSLTSAFAASPAPVEAEHGMVVTAQHLATDVGVEVLKSGGNAVDAAVAVGYALAVVYPSAGNLGGGGFMTIRLKDGTKTFLDFRERAPLAATKTMYLDAKGDIVPRASLDGYLAVGVPGSVMGFETAREKYGTKQRQDLIAPALRFAREGYTLEQGDAASFAGSAKRLAKDEAAAKIFLKADGKPYASGETLQQPDLAAVLAAISEKGPDAFYKAAPAEEIVKASQAKGGILARQDFEEYAVRELKPVECNYRGYDIISSPPPSSGGVIICEILNVLEAYPLSYLGYGSADTVHVMVEAMRYAYVDRNAALGDPDFVENPVAKLTDKAYAKEIAAKIDPYKAGISANLKPLGGKESTETTHYSIIDDEGNAVAVTYTLNGSFGAAVVAPGTGVLLNNEMDDFTSKPGVPNLYGLVQGEANAIAPKKTPLSSMSPTIVTKDGKPFMVIGSPGGSRIITITLEAILNVVDFGMDISQAVNAPRIHHQWQPDKVYLEPYAISPDTEKTLAAMGYSFDGGNDAPLWGQAAGILVGGKSLAAIEKGGGARYNGAMDSRATEGSANGY is encoded by the coding sequence ATGGGCCGCCTGCATATCGGGACGATCTCCGTCATTGCGACACTGTCGCTGAGCCTGACCTCGGCCTTCGCCGCCTCGCCGGCCCCTGTCGAGGCAGAGCACGGCATGGTCGTCACCGCCCAGCATCTGGCGACCGATGTCGGCGTCGAGGTGCTGAAGAGCGGCGGCAATGCTGTCGACGCGGCCGTTGCCGTCGGTTATGCGCTGGCGGTCGTCTATCCCTCGGCCGGCAATCTCGGCGGCGGCGGCTTCATGACCATTCGGCTGAAGGACGGCACCAAGACCTTTCTCGATTTCCGCGAACGCGCGCCGCTTGCCGCCACGAAAACCATGTATCTCGATGCCAAGGGCGATATCGTGCCGCGCGCCAGCCTGGACGGTTATCTTGCCGTCGGCGTTCCTGGCTCGGTCATGGGCTTCGAAACCGCACGCGAGAAATACGGGACAAAGCAGCGCCAGGATCTGATCGCGCCGGCGCTCCGCTTCGCCAGGGAAGGCTACACCCTGGAACAGGGCGATGCCGCAAGTTTCGCCGGCAGCGCCAAGCGCCTCGCCAAAGACGAGGCGGCGGCGAAGATCTTCCTGAAAGCCGATGGCAAACCTTATGCATCGGGCGAAACGCTCCAGCAGCCCGACCTTGCCGCGGTCCTGGCAGCCATATCCGAAAAAGGTCCGGACGCTTTCTACAAGGCGGCGCCCGCCGAGGAGATCGTCAAGGCAAGCCAGGCCAAAGGCGGCATCCTCGCCAGGCAAGATTTCGAGGAATATGCCGTGCGCGAGTTGAAGCCGGTCGAGTGCAATTATCGCGGTTACGACATCATCTCCTCGCCCCCGCCCTCCTCCGGCGGCGTCATCATCTGCGAGATCCTCAACGTTCTCGAAGCTTATCCGCTTTCCTACCTGGGTTACGGGTCAGCCGATACTGTGCATGTCATGGTCGAGGCCATGCGCTACGCCTATGTCGATCGCAACGCTGCGCTCGGCGATCCCGATTTCGTCGAGAACCCGGTCGCAAAGCTCACCGACAAGGCCTATGCCAAGGAGATCGCCGCCAAGATCGATCCCTACAAGGCCGGCATTTCGGCCAACCTGAAACCGCTCGGCGGCAAGGAAAGCACCGAGACGACGCATTATTCGATCATCGACGACGAGGGTAATGCGGTTGCCGTCACCTACACGCTGAACGGCTCCTTCGGCGCCGCCGTCGTGGCCCCTGGCACCGGCGTGCTGCTCAACAACGAGATGGACGACTTCACCTCCAAACCCGGCGTGCCGAACCTCTATGGCCTCGTGCAGGGCGAAGCCAATGCCATCGCACCGAAGAAGACGCCGCTCTCCTCGATGAGCCCGACGATCGTCACCAAGGACGGCAAGCCCTTCATGGTGATCGGCAGTCCCGGCGGCTCGCGCATTATCACCATCACGCTGGAGGCGATCCTCAACGTCGTCGATTTCGGCATGGATATCAGCCAGGCGGTGAACGCGCCGCGCATCCACCATCAATGGCAGCCCGACAAGGTCTATCTCGAACCCTATGCGATTTCGCCCGACACAGAAAAGACCCTCGCCGCCATGGGTTACAGCTTCGACGGTGGCAATGATGCGCCGCTTTGGGGCCAGGCCGCCGGCATCCTCGTCGGCGGCAAAAGTCTCGCCGCCATCGAAAAGGGCGGCGGTGCGCGGTATAATGGCGCCATGGACAGCCGGGCCACAGAAGGCTCTGCGAACGGCTACTGA
- a CDS encoding alpha/beta hydrolase, which produces MLAEVSALLAPLAAAIGYSSYKARQFERTYPNIGELTDVGGYRMNAVHIEPPENADLPALVFIHGASGNLLDQVVAFRAALEGRAEMLFVDRPGHGYSERGGPDNAAPSGQADAVARLMEKRGIEKAIIVGHSFGGAITAAFGLRHPDKTAGLLFLAPATHPWPGGIDWYYHVATVPVLGWLFNHAIVVPLGLSRLERGTLNVFRPNPRPADYIEKTGPSLVLRPDAFHNNAADLKRLLAYVKQQSPLYAQITAPTVIITGDSDAIVWEHLHSRGLARDIAGSELITVRGVGHKPDYLATDVAIAAIEKIAGKPRDLQAIARRAEERLAAASPDRTVATTPSLRPGALHGA; this is translated from the coding sequence ATGCTTGCAGAAGTTTCCGCTCTTCTCGCCCCGCTCGCCGCCGCCATTGGTTACTCCTCCTACAAGGCGCGGCAATTCGAGCGTACCTATCCGAATATCGGCGAACTGACGGATGTCGGCGGTTACCGCATGAATGCCGTCCATATCGAGCCTCCCGAAAATGCCGATCTGCCGGCCCTCGTCTTCATTCACGGCGCCAGCGGCAATCTGCTCGACCAGGTCGTCGCCTTCCGCGCCGCACTCGAAGGCCGGGCGGAAATGCTGTTCGTCGATCGTCCCGGTCACGGTTATTCCGAACGCGGCGGCCCTGACAACGCCGCGCCCTCCGGTCAGGCCGATGCGGTCGCCAGGCTGATGGAAAAGCGCGGCATCGAAAAAGCTATCATCGTCGGCCATTCCTTCGGCGGCGCGATCACCGCCGCCTTCGGCCTGCGCCATCCCGACAAGACCGCCGGTCTGCTCTTCCTGGCGCCCGCTACCCATCCCTGGCCGGGCGGCATCGACTGGTATTATCACGTGGCCACCGTGCCGGTTCTCGGCTGGCTCTTCAACCACGCGATCGTCGTGCCGCTTGGGCTGAGCCGGCTGGAGCGCGGCACGCTGAACGTCTTCCGCCCCAATCCGCGCCCGGCCGACTACATCGAAAAGACCGGTCCGTCGCTGGTGCTGCGACCCGACGCTTTCCACAACAACGCCGCCGATTTAAAAAGACTGCTTGCCTATGTGAAGCAACAGTCGCCGCTCTATGCGCAGATCACCGCACCGACCGTCATCATCACAGGCGACAGCGACGCGATCGTCTGGGAGCACCTGCATTCGCGCGGCCTGGCCCGCGATATAGCAGGCTCCGAACTCATCACCGTTCGCGGCGTCGGCCACAAGCCGGATTATCTTGCAACCGATGTCGCCATTGCCGCCATCGAGAAGATCGCCGGCAAGCCGCGCGACCTGCAGGCGATCGCCCGCCGCGCCGAGGAGCGGCTCGCCGCCGCATCCCCCGATCGGACGGTCGCGACGACGCCGTCGTTGAGGCCAGGCGCCCTGCACGGCGCATGA
- a CDS encoding DUF1036 domain-containing protein: MGAVLIQAAPSFLTRSGPLVRLALFALAAVMPFFIADAARADFRVCNGTQNLVGVAIGYRAKDGWMTEGWWQVPATTCATLIEGELQSRYYYLYAEDAARGGRWTGDVQMCVAENEFKITGVQDCYARGYQKMGFKEYDTGRQGSWMVQLSDTPGTQESQN, from the coding sequence TTGGGAGCCGTGTTGATCCAAGCCGCGCCAAGTTTCCTCACGCGGTCCGGACCGCTGGTCCGTCTCGCTCTGTTCGCTCTTGCAGCTGTCATGCCGTTTTTTATTGCAGATGCCGCACGCGCCGATTTTCGCGTCTGCAACGGAACGCAAAATCTCGTCGGCGTCGCGATCGGCTATCGGGCCAAGGATGGCTGGATGACGGAAGGCTGGTGGCAGGTGCCGGCAACGACCTGCGCCACGTTGATCGAGGGAGAATTGCAATCGCGTTATTATTACCTCTACGCAGAGGACGCCGCCCGGGGAGGACGTTGGACGGGTGACGTGCAGATGTGCGTGGCGGAAAACGAGTTCAAGATCACGGGTGTGCAGGATTGTTATGCCCGCGGTTACCAGAAGATGGGATTCAAGGAATACGATACGGGCCGCCAGGGCAGCTGGATGGTCCAACTCTCCGACACCCCAGGGACGCAAGAAAGCCAGAATTGA
- a CDS encoding LysE family translocator, translated as MDIVTLLAFAAVSFVGIATPGPTVLLALTNGSRHGLRRAAAGMIGAVLSDFVLIGAVAIGLGALLAASEFWFSMLKWAGAAYLAFLGIMLLRSKGTIDAVLKSGAPAGAVSPVSIALKSFMVAATNPKGYLFFSAFLPQFIDPALPQATQYALLALTFAALDFLIMFGYAFFGSQALRFLKTSGALWLERACGGALLALAGSLALHRRATV; from the coding sequence ATGGATATAGTCACGCTTCTGGCTTTCGCAGCCGTTTCCTTCGTCGGCATCGCCACACCGGGGCCGACGGTGCTGCTGGCGCTGACCAACGGTTCGCGGCATGGCCTGCGGCGGGCAGCTGCCGGCATGATCGGCGCGGTGCTTTCCGATTTCGTGCTGATCGGCGCCGTCGCGATCGGGCTCGGCGCCTTGCTGGCGGCATCGGAATTCTGGTTCTCGATGCTGAAATGGGCGGGCGCTGCCTATCTCGCCTTTCTCGGCATCATGCTGCTGCGCTCGAAGGGCACGATCGATGCAGTGCTGAAGTCCGGCGCGCCTGCGGGGGCGGTGTCGCCCGTTTCGATCGCACTGAAGAGCTTCATGGTCGCGGCGACCAATCCGAAGGGCTATTTGTTCTTCTCGGCCTTCCTGCCGCAGTTCATCGACCCCGCCCTGCCGCAGGCGACCCAATATGCGCTGCTGGCGCTCACCTTTGCCGCCCTCGATTTCCTCATCATGTTCGGCTACGCCTTCTTCGGCTCGCAGGCGTTACGCTTCCTGAAAACCTCAGGCGCCCTCTGGCTGGAGCGTGCCTGCGGCGGTGCGCTGCTGGCGCTGGCCGGTTCGCTCGCCCTCCATCGCCGGGCAACCGTTTAA
- a CDS encoding 5-(carboxyamino)imidazole ribonucleotide synthase: protein MTARTIGIIGGGQLGRMLAIAAARLNFRTVILEPQADCPAAQLANRQIIAAYDDPAALAELADLCDVVTYEFENVPVAAAEMLSASVSVYPPPKALEAAQDRLVEKRFLNGCGITTARFHAVDSQTDLEAALEDFGGQGVLKTRRLGYDGKGQKVFRSVADSVDCAYAALGAVPLILESFVAFEREISIIAARATDGTVVCFDPAENVHRNGILHTSTVPAAISPATADAARRSAEKILTALNYVGVIGIEFFVLADGSLIANEMAPRVHNSGHWTEAACVVSQFEQHIRAVAGLPLGNADRHSDCVLQNLIGDDILAVPGWLKRSDTMVHLYGKTEWRPGRKMGHVTTLTPKSPVSA, encoded by the coding sequence ATGACGGCAAGAACGATCGGCATCATCGGCGGCGGCCAGCTCGGCCGCATGCTGGCCATTGCCGCCGCCAGGCTGAATTTTCGCACGGTCATTCTCGAGCCGCAGGCGGACTGCCCGGCCGCCCAGCTCGCCAACCGGCAGATTATCGCCGCCTATGACGATCCGGCGGCACTGGCCGAACTTGCGGATCTCTGCGATGTCGTCACCTACGAATTCGAAAACGTGCCGGTCGCAGCCGCCGAGATGCTCTCCGCAAGCGTATCGGTCTATCCGCCGCCAAAGGCGCTGGAAGCCGCTCAGGACCGCCTCGTCGAAAAGCGTTTTCTCAATGGCTGCGGCATAACGACCGCCCGCTTCCACGCGGTCGACAGCCAGACCGATCTCGAAGCCGCGCTTGAGGATTTCGGCGGCCAGGGTGTGCTGAAGACCCGCCGTCTCGGTTATGACGGCAAAGGCCAGAAGGTTTTCCGCTCGGTGGCCGACAGCGTTGATTGCGCCTATGCCGCGCTCGGCGCCGTGCCGCTGATCCTCGAAAGTTTCGTCGCTTTCGAGCGTGAGATCTCGATCATCGCCGCCCGCGCCACCGACGGTACGGTCGTCTGCTTCGATCCCGCCGAAAATGTCCATCGCAACGGCATCCTCCACACCTCGACGGTTCCGGCTGCGATCTCGCCTGCGACGGCGGACGCCGCGCGCCGATCGGCCGAAAAGATCCTCACAGCATTGAATTATGTCGGCGTTATCGGCATCGAATTCTTTGTGCTTGCCGATGGCAGCCTGATTGCCAATGAGATGGCGCCGCGCGTCCACAATTCCGGCCACTGGACCGAGGCCGCCTGCGTGGTCAGCCAGTTCGAGCAACATATCCGTGCCGTCGCCGGCCTGCCGCTCGGCAATGCCGATCGCCATTCCGACTGCGTCCTGCAGAACCTGATCGGCGACGATATCCTGGCCGTTCCCGGCTGGCTGAAGCGCTCCGATACGATGGTCCATCTCTACGGCAAGACCGAATGGCGTCCCGGCCGCAAGATGGGCCATGTCACCACCTTGACGCCGAAATCACCGGTTTCGGCCTGA